Proteins encoded within one genomic window of Empedobacter falsenii:
- a CDS encoding tetratricopeptide repeat protein, which produces MHKYLFFIFVLIQSILLSGQDIKNKPNSIAEIDNLNNQAKELYEKGEINKALTSYKKIIEKGKEVNYTKGLSEAYLQAANCYYELSMPYEGSQYIFLAEQNAQDNPELMVKITFLKALILFQAHSYDEAEKKFRKVIEYAEKLKRKKEAKKYIDRSNINIANINFLLEKYDYALSNYYKNFNSLDTMHKVGTSINIAEIYLITNKIDSAQKYLNIAENNIHFIQEKRMYLTIKGGLSGVKGLYYIKTNEYQKAINTLKNNSSTTFYTSDELLGMAYAKLNKTDSSVYYFEKKLSTKLNNRLNNETVYNASSLIYNDEKLALQKTYEQKRKYYLLLIVITTFSIVLLVYIIYNHKKQAKQKTKLLESEKQKLKMEKEISDLKQEHYQKQVLATTIQLEQKNKFLEELKENLKKNQEFNLNNYLKNELIIDKDLTNIHDIVKEVHPNFFKKLNEMTTTKLTNLDIKYAAYIYMNMDNSQIASILSVDPKTVSVTKYRLKQKLNLSKEIDLDTFIRNLN; this is translated from the coding sequence ATGCATAAATACCTATTTTTTATTTTTGTTTTAATACAATCAATTTTATTATCTGGACAAGACATTAAAAATAAACCCAATTCTATAGCTGAAATCGATAACTTAAATAATCAAGCAAAAGAGTTGTATGAAAAAGGAGAAATAAATAAGGCACTTACGTCTTACAAGAAAATTATAGAAAAAGGAAAAGAAGTAAATTATACAAAAGGTTTATCAGAAGCTTATTTACAAGCTGCCAATTGTTATTACGAATTATCTATGCCTTATGAAGGAAGCCAATATATTTTCTTAGCTGAACAAAATGCTCAAGACAATCCAGAATTAATGGTTAAAATTACATTCTTAAAAGCACTTATTTTATTTCAAGCACATTCCTATGATGAAGCTGAAAAAAAATTCAGAAAAGTAATAGAATATGCAGAAAAATTAAAAAGGAAAAAGGAAGCCAAAAAATATATTGACAGATCTAATATTAATATTGCGAATATTAACTTCCTTCTTGAAAAATACGACTACGCATTATCAAATTATTATAAAAATTTTAATTCCTTAGATACAATGCATAAAGTAGGTACAAGTATTAATATTGCAGAGATTTATCTCATAACGAATAAAATCGATTCCGCTCAAAAATACCTGAATATTGCTGAAAACAATATTCATTTTATTCAAGAAAAACGTATGTATTTGACAATTAAAGGAGGTTTAAGTGGAGTAAAAGGTTTGTATTACATCAAAACAAATGAATATCAAAAAGCTATCAATACTTTAAAAAATAATTCAAGTACAACTTTTTATACTTCAGATGAATTACTAGGGATGGCATATGCAAAACTCAACAAAACGGATAGTTCGGTCTATTATTTCGAAAAAAAATTAAGCACTAAATTAAACAATAGGTTAAATAACGAAACAGTATATAATGCGTCTTCTCTGATATATAATGATGAGAAATTAGCATTACAGAAAACCTATGAGCAGAAAAGAAAATATTACCTTTTATTAATTGTTATTACAACTTTTAGTATCGTTTTATTAGTTTATATAATTTACAACCATAAAAAACAAGCCAAACAAAAAACTAAATTACTCGAATCAGAAAAGCAAAAACTAAAAATGGAGAAAGAGATTTCTGATTTAAAACAAGAACATTATCAGAAACAAGTTTTGGCAACAACGATTCAATTAGAACAAAAGAATAAATTTTTAGAAGAATTAAAAGAAAATTTAAAAAAAAATCAAGAATTTAATTTGAACAATTACTTAAAAAACGAACTAATTATTGATAAAGATTTAACCAATATTCATGATATTGTAAAAGAAGTGCATCCTAATTTTTTCAAGAAATTAAATGAGATGACGACAACTAAATTAACCAATCTCGATATCAAATACGCAGCATATATCTACATGAATATGGATAATTCTCAGATTGCATCTATTCTCAGTGTAGATCCTAAAACAGTGAGTGTAACTAAATACCGCTTAAAACAAAAACTCAATTTATCAAAAGAGATTGATTTAGACACCTTTATTCGAAACTTGAACTAA